TTTTCATGATGTAATAGTTAAAGCGGTTAAAAAATGCTTGTGGATAAGTTTAGGGTATAGCTCTGGGCAAATGGATAGTCCAGTCCCCGTTCTCTTTTGATCGTTGATAAACGAAATGGAGTTGCCATGTAAAACTCTATTCTGGTATTCGAGAGGCTGGCTTTCTTTAGCCATCTGCTGCGTTCCGGGAACTGATAGGTAAAAGATATTCTGGAGGCCTCCAATGTATATTCTTTTTGTACAAACCTGGAGGTTGCCAGCGTAGTCTCTGCAACCGGACTGTTTCCTGTGTTTCCGATAATACCTTTAAAGAAGGTTCGGTCGCCGGGATTTCTCCACCTTTCGGTTGCAATTCTGCGGTCTACATTATAGGTAATATTGGCATTCTCTATCCGGTCTACCAGGGTCTGGTTGTATAAGTCCGCACCAAGACGGTAGGTCATATAAATATTAAAACCAAATCCTTTATAATCTATCCCTGTACTCAGTGTTCCGGTAACCTTTGGATTGGTATCACCCACTGCTACTTTATCCAGCGAATTCCATACATAAGTCGCATTTCCAAATCTATCCAGAAAGAGTTCCTGCCCGTTTGCCGGATCAATTCCCAGGCTCCTCACCGCAAAAATCCTGGTCAGGGATTCCCCTTCCTGATAATAGCTCTTAGGTTTGTTCCGGTTTGGATTGCTGATGTCCTGATCGTCTTTATTTGATTTTTCATTTAGCTTCTTTAAAGCATTGGAAATCTTACCAATGGTATTTTTGTTGCCATATGCAGACAGACCAACCCTCCAGAATAACTGTTCCCTGGGTTTTTGCAGGATGGCGTAATTTAAACTGGCCTGCCATCCTATGTTCTTCAAAGATCCCACGTTCTCTTTATAGTTGTCAAAGCCTAAAGAGGGTGGGGTATTGATATCCAGGATGAGCCCGTCAGTAGTGTTGTGATAAAAATCGGCAGAAAATGCGAGCCTGTTGTTCAGGAAGGTCGCATCCATACCTACACCTTTCTTAAAGCTTTTCTGCCATCCCAGTGCTGCATTCCCATATCCCATCAGGAATGCACTTAACTGATCCAGGTAAAATTCCTGGTTAAAATAATCGTAAGTGGTAAGGGCCATGTAAGGAGGGAAATTCTGATCCCCGGTTGTGCCTACTGATCCCCTGATTTTAAGAAAACTGATCCATTTCAGCTGATTGATAAATTCTTCACGATGCAAATTCCACCCCATTCCTAAAGACCAGAAAGGGGCGAGTTGTTTGTCTTTTCCGAATTGCGAAGATGCATCTGCACTGGCTGAAAAATCCAGAAGATATTTGTTATCGTAGGCATAACTCATATTCAAACGGCCGCTGATGAGCCTCGTGATACCCTGATTACCAATTGGTTTGTTTGTGGAAGGGTCGAATTTACTGCCGAAAATCAAATCTGCCACCTTTTCATTCGGAAATCCAACAACGGTTACTGTAGATTCGTCTAGTTTTCCTTCATTAACGTTGACATTTCCGGTCACGAAAAATAGATTTTTGTTCCAGCTTTTACGAATGTCAAAACCCAGATTGGCATCAATCAATGTACTTGTTCCATTACTTTTTCTGTAGCTGCCACGTTCTGTCAGGAGTTTGTTCTCAAATATGGTATTGCTGGAAGAAAGATATTTGTCTGCCGAGGTGGTATTGTGAGTATAACTCATCCCACCAACAATGCGGATCCAGGGTTGAAGTGACCATTCGAACTTGAAGTTGTTCGTAAAACCAAGCTGACGGTTAAAATCTTTGCTGGGTAAAGAGGCATTATATAGAGGATTGCTATAATAGTTATATAAGGGACCTCCACCGACATTTCTTCTTCCCTGTCCCAGAAACTTTACCAGTTGTCCATCCTGATCATAAGGTGACCAGTATTGATTTAACCTGGAGTAATCGGAGAAACTGCCATACGGGCTATTCGTTGCTTTTACGTTGTTAATGGAAAGGTCATTTCCAAATAGAAGTTTAGGTGTCCGGTAACTTAAAGTAAGCCCTCCACTGATTTTTTCCCTGCCGGATTTTTTCATCACTGCCTGGTCATTCTGGCTGTTTAAATTGATGCCGTAACGCACTACAGGGTCGCCGCCTTCGAGATATAGAGAGTGACTGTTTCCGTAGGCCGTTCTTAAGGGTTGAGACAACCAATAGGTATCCACACCTCTGGTTACATCTTTCAGGCGTTCATTGTATTCCTGGTCTCTTAGTATCTGCAAAAAGGGCGAATTTCCAGGTTCATTGTAAAAGCCGACTTCTTTCTCAAAGTTTAGTTTCTCCTTTGCATTCAAGAGGTCATAACTGGTCAGATCCGGGCTGGTCATGGTCACACCACCACGATAGGAGACGCGGACACTACCTTCTTTAGGTTGCCTGGTATCAACGATAATTACACCGTTGCTGGCCCTGGAGCCATAAATTGAAGTAGCTGCGGCATCTTTTAAAACGGTAATGCGTTCTACTCTGTTCATATCCAGGTCGAAGATGCGTTGCAATGGAACCTGAAACCCATCGAGTATGAATAATGGTGAATTGGGTTTGTCGCCATAGGCATTTCTCAGGGCAGTATTCGAGGTAGATTGAGGAAAGTTATTCTGTCCTCTGAGTTCAATATCCGGTAATCGGTTGGGATCAGATCCCAGATTGATGTTCTCCGGAAGCTGTACCGAAGGATCAAGAATGCTGATCGCAGCCAATATATTTTGTGAGGAAACACGTTTTAACTCCTCTGCAGTAATGGTTTTTGCTGAACCGGTGAAATTTTCTACCGGTCTTTTATAAACTCCTGTTCTGACGACGAACTCCTTCAAGGAATTGTTTTGAGTGGCCATTCTGACCGTAATCTTCCTTGTTTTTTCGTCTATTTTAATATCCCTGGAATCGTAACCCACATAGTTAATTCTTAGCGATTTAACCGTTTCGGGAATGTTGATGGAAAATTTTCCCTCCTTATTGGTATAGGTTTTTATGGTGGAGCCGAGCGCAAGGACTGTTGCGTTGGCGAGGGGAATTTCTCCGTCTTCTGAAACAACGGTCCCTTCAATGGTCCTTAACTGTTGCTGCATTTCAGCCCATCCTCTGGTAGCCGGAATTGGTTTAATGATGATGGTTCTTTCTTCGATAGCATAGCTGAGCTGCTGATCGGCCAGGCATAATTTCATGACCTCGGTGATCGTGGCTTTTTTTACGTTAATGCTGACTGGATTTGCTGCTCTGATCAGTCTGGTATCTCCAAAAAAATCGTATCCGGTTTGTGCACTTATTTTTTTCAGAACGGATTCAAGAGAAGTATTTCTTTCGTTTAGGGTAACAGTTTGCGCGGTGGTTGACGCGCTGATCTGCATGATCGCGAGGAAAATTATGAGTGTGGTGAGTTTCATAATAAGCAGAAGTTGTCTAGGTATATAAAAGCCCGGTTTAGGCCTATACAGATGGTGAAAATTCATACATTTGTTCGGGTTTAGCTGACATATTCCTCCTGTTCGCAGATGGAATCGGACGTCAGGATTTCTTGATTAAAAAAGTTTAAGCGCTTGTTCGACAGGTGAATCCAATGTTTATACCGGAAGTGTGTCGAGCACTTTCGGTATGTTTTTATCGGAACCGTTTGTCTTTTGCATCAAATAAATTAAAGTAACATTATCTCATTACGGTGATCCTCCTTCCTTCTATTTTAAAATGAACTTCCCCGGATGATTCCAGGATCTTCAACACCGAAGTGATGTTTTTAGAACGGGATATGGTTCCCAGGAAAGAGGTTTTACTGAACGTATCCTGATAGTGAATGTCTACATCATACCATCTGGATATTTTTCTCATGATGCTTTCCAGGTTCTCATCATTAAAGCTGAAAAGGCCATTTTTCCAGGCAATGGCATCATTTCCATCAACATTCCGGATATCAATATTCCCCTCTCTTAGCGTGGATTGCTGTCCCGGTTTTAAGATGAAGTTTTTATTCCCCTTATCGGAGACCCGAATGGATCCTTCCAGAAGTGTGGTTTTTGTTTGTCCTTCATCCTCATAACTGCTGATGTTAAAATGGGTTCCAAGCACCTGGGTTTCCTGCTTTGCTGTAACCACAATGAATGGCTTGTTCGCGTCTTTGGCCACCTCAAAATAGGCCTCGCCTGATAACTCCACTTTTCTCTTTGAAAGCATGGTGAAACTGGCAGGAAAACGGAGTGAGGAGGCTGCATTGAGCCAAACCTGGGTGCCATCAGGCAAATTGATCTGATATTTGCCTCCCCGGGGGGTGCTGATGGTATTGTAAGTATTTGCCACTGCAGCATTTCCGGATCGTTCTCCGGTCGGGGCAATTTCATAGATCAACTCTCCATTGGCTTTTTTGGTGATGGTTAGTCCTGCCTGGATAGCAATTTCCCCATTCTTTGAATGACTCAAGTCTATCTTTTGCCCATTGGCAAGTGTTAAAATTGCCTGATTACCTCCGGCTATGATTTTGTGGTTTGCAGAATCAGCAGCCATTTTTGAGGCCTGCCGGTATTGGAAGAAAAGAAATCCAATGGAAAGCAGCAAGATGGATACCGCTGCAATCCTTAAGAGCATCCTCATGCCAAGGCGGGATTGCTGAGGAGCCTGCATAAGGACATTAGGACGATCAATATCAAGTTCAATCTTCGTAAACAGCGTATTCAGCCAGCGCTCCTGTTCTGCTTTATTCATAGTTAACCATTCGTTATCTTCCTTGTTATAAGTTTCAAGCCATGTTTCTACATGTCGCTTTTCGGCTTCGGAACAAGTCCCATCAAAATAACGGTCCAGAAGATCTTTTATCTCATTCATTTCAATACAATTGAGGTTTGCTGCATTGTCGGATGAAAGAGTAAGAAGTACTATCCTAATTTAAAAAAAAAATGTTTTTTTGAAAGAAAGCTTAAAGAAGGAGCACAGAAAGCCTTTCCAGTGTCTCCCTAAGGGATTTCATCGCTGTCGTCAATTGATTTTTTACAGTCTGATCAGAGAGGTTAAGTTGTTCGGCAATCTCTGAAATGGTTTGATGTTCATTCCGGCTGAGCTTGTAGATTGCTCTGGTGCGGGGAGGGAGTTGCTCAATCGCTATATCTACAATCTTCCTTAGCTCTTTTGCTTCCAGTTCTTTTTCCGGATTATGACCGCTATGCATGGCCAGCGACTGAACGATGATGGCATACTCTTCCCGGGTAACATTTTTACGGATCTTATCAATAACCTTGTAGCGTACCGAGGCAAACAAGTAAGACTGCAGAGAAGTGTTAACCGGTATTTTGTTGCGGTCTGCCCATAAACCGGCGAAGAGGTCCTGAATCAGGTCTCTTGCATCGTTTAACGAATACAGTTTTGAACTTGCAAAATCAGTAAGCCGATGAGCATGCCTGCGGTACATTTCGGCAAAAGCGTCCCGGTCGTCCTGCTTGAGCAAGTCAACAAGTTCCAAATCTGAATTGGTCTGGTAAGATCGCATGTCCCCTTATCCTCCCCCTGGTAGAATTATGATGTTATTCGAACCCAATGTTAAATAATTTTTTCTACAATATTATGATTATGTAGCGATTAGAGAGGAGGGGACGATGCGGATAAAGAAGAGAGACCATCAAAAAAGTTAGCTAATGATATCATTAACTAATTTTTTTGATGGTCTCTTTGGGCTGAAAGTTTTTTATTTAATGAGCTGACTTAATTTTTTAATCAGTTCTTCTCCACGAAGGTTACTGGCAATAATTACCCCATTTGGGTCGATCAGAAAATTTTGTGGGATAGCCGTTATGGCGTAAAACCCTGCAGCCTGGTTTTTCCATCCCAATAGATCGCTTACCTGTGTCCAGGGTAGTGCATCGTCTTTCACGGCCTTTAGCCAATTGTCTTTTTTATCATCCAGAGAAACAGCCAGGATATCAAAGTTCTTATCCTTAAACTGGTTGTAGGCTTTTAATACACTGGGGTTTTCTGCACGACAAGGGCCGCACCAGCTAGCCCAGAAATCCAGCAATACATATTTTCCCTTAAACGAACTTAAAGAGACCATTTTTCCGTTTATATCCGGCTGACTGAAATCCATTGCTTTGACACCAACAGCGGTTTTCTTGACGATATCCAGTTTCTTCGCCATTGCTTTTCCATTTTCGGTATTTCTTAAACGGGCACTCAGGCTATTGAATAAAGGTTCAAAAGTTTTTGGTCTGATGATCCCGGCTCTTTGCTGAACCAGGTCAAAACTCACATAGGAGTCGGGATTGGATTTGATAAAAGAGATTTCTTTTTCTTCTCCTTTCTGACTTAAAGGGCCCATTAGTTTCTGAAGTTCC
This region of Pedobacter steynii genomic DNA includes:
- a CDS encoding RNA polymerase sigma factor, coding for MRSYQTNSDLELVDLLKQDDRDAFAEMYRRHAHRLTDFASSKLYSLNDARDLIQDLFAGLWADRNKIPVNTSLQSYLFASVRYKVIDKIRKNVTREEYAIIVQSLAMHSGHNPEKELEAKELRKIVDIAIEQLPPRTRAIYKLSRNEHQTISEIAEQLNLSDQTVKNQLTTAMKSLRETLERLSVLLL
- a CDS encoding FecR family protein is translated as MNEIKDLLDRYFDGTCSEAEKRHVETWLETYNKEDNEWLTMNKAEQERWLNTLFTKIELDIDRPNVLMQAPQQSRLGMRMLLRIAAVSILLLSIGFLFFQYRQASKMAADSANHKIIAGGNQAILTLANGQKIDLSHSKNGEIAIQAGLTITKKANGELIYEIAPTGERSGNAAVANTYNTISTPRGGKYQINLPDGTQVWLNAASSLRFPASFTMLSKRKVELSGEAYFEVAKDANKPFIVVTAKQETQVLGTHFNISSYEDEGQTKTTLLEGSIRVSDKGNKNFILKPGQQSTLREGNIDIRNVDGNDAIAWKNGLFSFNDENLESIMRKISRWYDVDIHYQDTFSKTSFLGTISRSKNITSVLKILESSGEVHFKIEGRRITVMR
- a CDS encoding TlpA disulfide reductase family protein, with amino-acid sequence MKRISYMITGISLLAFTADAQNSFSINGNFSALKQDMKVFLNYRLNDKRIADSTLTKNGAFSFKGQIGNEPIKASISLKPVVSDPSITFIEKMLRRDEQDFFLDKGTIAIKGASTAKDALVTAGKTQSEYLALKTLLKPEMDQSAPLREEMIPILVRTQGKGMDTIQRLQELQKLMGPLSQKGEEKEISFIKSNPDSYVSFDLVQQRAGIIRPKTFEPLFNSLSARLRNTENGKAMAKKLDIVKKTAVGVKAMDFSQPDINGKMVSLSSFKGKYVLLDFWASWCGPCRAENPSVLKAYNQFKDKNFDILAVSLDDKKDNWLKAVKDDALPWTQVSDLLGWKNQAAGFYAITAIPQNFLIDPNGVIIASNLRGEELIKKLSQLIK
- a CDS encoding SusC/RagA family TonB-linked outer membrane protein, with product MKLTTLIIFLAIMQISASTTAQTVTLNERNTSLESVLKKISAQTGYDFFGDTRLIRAANPVSINVKKATITEVMKLCLADQQLSYAIEERTIIIKPIPATRGWAEMQQQLRTIEGTVVSEDGEIPLANATVLALGSTIKTYTNKEGKFSINIPETVKSLRINYVGYDSRDIKIDEKTRKITVRMATQNNSLKEFVVRTGVYKRPVENFTGSAKTITAEELKRVSSQNILAAISILDPSVQLPENINLGSDPNRLPDIELRGQNNFPQSTSNTALRNAYGDKPNSPLFILDGFQVPLQRIFDLDMNRVERITVLKDAAATSIYGSRASNGVIIVDTRQPKEGSVRVSYRGGVTMTSPDLTSYDLLNAKEKLNFEKEVGFYNEPGNSPFLQILRDQEYNERLKDVTRGVDTYWLSQPLRTAYGNSHSLYLEGGDPVVRYGINLNSQNDQAVMKKSGREKISGGLTLSYRTPKLLFGNDLSINNVKATNSPYGSFSDYSRLNQYWSPYDQDGQLVKFLGQGRRNVGGGPLYNYYSNPLYNASLPSKDFNRQLGFTNNFKFEWSLQPWIRIVGGMSYTHNTTSADKYLSSSNTIFENKLLTERGSYRKSNGTSTLIDANLGFDIRKSWNKNLFFVTGNVNVNEGKLDESTVTVVGFPNEKVADLIFGSKFDPSTNKPIGNQGITRLISGRLNMSYAYDNKYLLDFSASADASSQFGKDKQLAPFWSLGMGWNLHREEFINQLKWISFLKIRGSVGTTGDQNFPPYMALTTYDYFNQEFYLDQLSAFLMGYGNAALGWQKSFKKGVGMDATFLNNRLAFSADFYHNTTDGLILDINTPPSLGFDNYKENVGSLKNIGWQASLNYAILQKPREQLFWRVGLSAYGNKNTIGKISNALKKLNEKSNKDDQDISNPNRNKPKSYYQEGESLTRIFAVRSLGIDPANGQELFLDRFGNATYVWNSLDKVAVGDTNPKVTGTLSTGIDYKGFGFNIYMTYRLGADLYNQTLVDRIENANITYNVDRRIATERWRNPGDRTFFKGIIGNTGNSPVAETTLATSRFVQKEYTLEASRISFTYQFPERSRWLKKASLSNTRIEFYMATPFRLSTIKRERGLDYPFAQSYTLNLSTSIF